Proteins co-encoded in one Pseudomonadota bacterium genomic window:
- a CDS encoding MBL fold metallo-hydrolase, which translates to MEPKKITEEIYRIGGSDLTSAKDCAVYLLDLDELVLIDIGSGEGFDRLFDNIEKAGFRPQDISTMILTHCHVDHIGGAGAFRERFGTHLIMHDLDAKIVEAADTRLTAAFCFNIDFHPLVVETRLFGEKGIITIGRHQLCWLRTPGHTPGSISVYVDINGKRVLFPQDIAAPLLKEFDCDPDAWMESINKLFALDADILCDGHSGAYGPKSVVKEYLEYCIDSQRKMGYIT; encoded by the coding sequence TTGGAGCCTAAAAAAATAACTGAAGAAATATACCGAATTGGTGGATCGGATCTTACATCTGCGAAGGATTGCGCCGTTTATCTTTTAGACCTTGATGAGCTTGTCCTGATAGATATCGGTTCAGGTGAGGGTTTTGACAGATTGTTTGATAATATTGAAAAGGCAGGCTTCAGGCCTCAAGATATCTCCACCATGATACTGACCCATTGTCATGTTGACCATATCGGAGGGGCTGGTGCCTTCCGTGAACGTTTCGGCACGCATCTTATAATGCATGATCTCGACGCAAAGATAGTTGAGGCAGCAGACACGAGACTGACAGCAGCTTTTTGTTTTAATATTGATTTCCATCCTCTTGTTGTTGAAACAAGGCTCTTTGGTGAAAAAGGTATAATTACCATCGGCAGACACCAATTATGCTGGCTCCGCACACCTGGACACACGCCCGGTTCAATATCTGTTTACGTGGATATTAACGGCAAGAGGGTCCTATTTCCGCAGGATATTGCAGCGCCGCTCCTTAAGGAATTCGACTGCGACCCTGATGCCTGGATGGAATCGATAAATAAATTATTTGCTCTTGATGCAGACATCCTTTGCGACGGACACTCAGGTGCCTATGGACCGAAAAGTGTCGTAAAGGAATACCTGGAATATTGTATAGATTCCCAAAGAAAGATGGGGTATATAACTTAA
- a CDS encoding DUF6125 family protein, translating to MNLGILENLEKEDLKSYLRFLLWHYRVVDGFWFLCVEEKYDRAAAEYLDEAVWGKIAGMSTKDIIHRFHIKEKGLKGLARAMQFCPWTMIVGYKIEEKEDEVIVSAPQCVTQVARVKHGLPEFYCRDMHQREFESFAHAVDEDIKVECVFAPPDHPADCFCKWRFRL from the coding sequence ATGAACCTGGGAATACTTGAAAATCTGGAAAAGGAGGATCTGAAAAGTTATCTGAGATTTCTCCTCTGGCACTACCGGGTAGTTGATGGTTTCTGGTTTCTCTGCGTGGAAGAGAAATATGACAGGGCAGCGGCAGAATATCTTGACGAGGCGGTATGGGGAAAAATTGCCGGTATGTCTACAAAGGATATTATTCACCGGTTTCATATCAAAGAAAAGGGTTTGAAAGGGCTTGCCAGGGCAATGCAATTTTGTCCCTGGACAATGATTGTGGGTTATAAGATTGAGGAAAAAGAAGACGAGGTAATTGTCAGTGCACCACAATGCGTTACGCAGGTTGCCCGGGTAAAACACGGCCTGCCTGAATTCTACTGCCGTGATATGCACCAGAGAGAGTTTGAGTCCTTTGCACATGCAGTTGATGAAGATATCAAGGTAGAGTGTGTCTTTGCACCGCCCGATCACCCTGCTGATTGTTTTTGCAAATGGAGATTCAGGCTATAG
- a CDS encoding Wzz/FepE/Etk N-terminal domain-containing protein, which produces MESTEDTPGEINLIDYMKIVWKHKRLIIGIIIVIVFITAIIALLETKIYEANAVIAPAGAKIDTGSLSMAAAQFGLTTPASANVTDILNVLNSNILKERIINKYNLLSLLFKSDAFNGKTEDQKSWAGIRALNDILKVNFSSKDNTITISVQHKDPKVASNIVKYTLEELTELISSEAKRVADTNKKYLESQIDKTLDPFIRTKIYSMIAQQIETSMMAEVKENFAFKVIDPPRIPDRAIKPKKLQMVKVSFIASFFLGIFIAFLKEYIDKFRMKQSGSSEGVR; this is translated from the coding sequence ATGGAGTCAACTGAAGACACTCCGGGTGAGATAAACCTGATTGATTATATGAAGATAGTGTGGAAACATAAAAGGCTAATTATCGGTATAATTATAGTAATTGTTTTTATCACTGCAATAATTGCACTACTTGAAACTAAAATATACGAGGCAAATGCAGTGATAGCGCCCGCAGGAGCAAAGATAGACACGGGAAGCCTGAGCATGGCGGCTGCCCAGTTCGGCCTTACAACCCCGGCTTCAGCAAATGTAACTGATATCTTAAATGTTCTGAACAGCAATATTCTTAAAGAAAGAATTATAAATAAATATAATCTATTATCCCTTTTGTTCAAAAGTGACGCTTTTAATGGGAAAACAGAAGATCAGAAATCGTGGGCAGGCATAAGGGCTTTGAATGATATTTTAAAAGTTAATTTCTCTTCAAAAGATAATACGATTACCATATCGGTTCAGCATAAAGACCCGAAGGTAGCCTCCAACATTGTAAAATATACCCTCGAAGAACTTACAGAATTGATAAGCAGCGAAGCTAAAAGGGTTGCTGATACAAACAAAAAGTACCTCGAATCACAGATTGATAAAACCCTTGATCCCTTTATTCGCACAAAAATATACTCAATGATTGCCCAGCAGATTGAAACATCCATGATGGCAGAGGTAAAAGAAAATTTTGCCTTCAAGGTAATTGATCCGCCAAGGATTCCTGATAGGGCAATTAAACCAAAGAAACTTCAGATGGTCAAAGTATCCTTTATAGCGTCCTTTTTTCTTGGGATATTCATCGCATTTTTAAAAGAGTATATAGACAAATTTAGAATGAAACAAAGTGGATCATCTGAGGGGGTAAGATGA
- the ftcD gene encoding glutamate formimidoyltransferase, translating into MKKIVECVPNFSEGRDANKIEKIIGAFQGVDGVKFLDYHKDADHNRLVVTVVGEPQPLMRAVVAAVGVAVKIIDMRTHRGQHPRMGAVDVIPFIPLKNVTMDEAIALSKETAKTVWEKYKLPVFLYEASAVNRKRINLAEIRKGQFEGMAEKIKTPEWMPDFGSAQIHPTAGVVAIGARKPLIAFNVNLDTSNIETAKAIAKSIRNISGGLRHCKAIGIVLKERGITQVSTNMTDFTKTPLYRVVELIRIEAKRYGVSVVGSEIVGLVPLEALIDVASYYMGLENFTVEQVLESRLAE; encoded by the coding sequence ATGAAAAAGATCGTCGAGTGCGTACCTAATTTCAGCGAAGGCAGAGATGCAAATAAAATAGAAAAGATCATAGGGGCCTTTCAAGGAGTTGATGGTGTAAAATTCCTTGATTATCATAAAGACGCCGACCATAACCGGCTGGTTGTTACAGTTGTCGGCGAGCCGCAACCTCTTATGCGTGCCGTTGTTGCCGCTGTCGGTGTTGCTGTTAAGATTATAGATATGCGTACTCACCGGGGACAGCATCCGAGGATGGGCGCCGTTGATGTAATTCCTTTTATACCCCTAAAAAATGTTACCATGGACGAAGCCATTGCACTTTCCAAGGAGACAGCAAAGACAGTCTGGGAAAAATATAAGCTCCCGGTTTTTTTATATGAAGCTTCGGCTGTGAACAGGAAGAGAATAAATTTAGCCGAAATACGCAAAGGGCAGTTTGAAGGGATGGCAGAAAAAATAAAAACACCGGAGTGGATGCCGGATTTCGGAAGCGCGCAGATACACCCTACGGCAGGAGTAGTTGCCATCGGAGCCCGTAAACCCCTTATCGCCTTCAATGTAAACCTTGATACAAGCAACATCGAGACAGCAAAGGCCATAGCAAAATCAATAAGGAATATAAGCGGGGGACTCAGGCATTGTAAGGCCATTGGCATTGTATTGAAAGAAAGAGGCATTACACAGGTTTCCACAAATATGACAGATTTTACAAAGACACCCCTTTACCGGGTGGTCGAACTTATCCGGATTGAGGCAAAACGATACGGCGTCAGTGTGGTGGGAAGCGAGATTGTAGGCCTTGTCCCTCTGGAAGCACTGATTGACGTTGCTTCTTATTACATGGGTCTGGAAAATTTTACCGTGGAGCAGGTGCTTGAATCAAGGCTTGCAGAGTAA